Proteins from a genomic interval of Cucumis melo cultivar AY chromosome 7, USDA_Cmelo_AY_1.0, whole genome shotgun sequence:
- the LOC103493153 gene encoding nuclear transcription factor Y subunit C-2-like, whose translation MRQAGAYSGVMYWKTGPHSLPLARIKKIMKKSGEEVKMISGEAPIVFSKACELFIEELTKRSWMIAMQSKKRMLHKEDVASAILATDVFDFLIGLIFNETAATAGDVGESENISVGC comes from the coding sequence ATGAGGCAAGCAGGAGCATATTCCGGCGTGATGTACTGGAAGACAGGGCCGCACTCGCTGCCGTTAGCGAGGATAAAGAAGATCATGAAGAAATCGGGAGAGGAGGTGAAGATGATCTCCGGTGAGGCTCCGATCGTGTTCTCGAAGGCGTGTGAATTGTTCATCGAAGAATTGACGAAGAGATCGTGGATGATTGCGATGCAGAGTAAGAAGAGGATGCTTCATAAAGAGGATGTGGCTTCCGCTATTCTGGCGACGGATGTTTTCGATTTTCTGATCGGATTGATCTTCAATGAAACCGCCGCCACCGCGGGAGATGTTGGTGAAAGTGAAAATATTTCGGTAGGTTGTTGA